CATGAGTGGAGCAGCTCTTTTTCTAGAATCAAGCCGATCGTCTATGTCCTTATAGCGTAGAGGTGCAGTTGACAATCGAGCTAGTCATCGTTATGGTAAAACCCCAAAATATCACAGGGTCATGACGCACGTAGCGGAGTCGCAAAATTAGGGCTATGGGTCCTGCATTCATAACTTTCAGACATGACTTGAAGCCTCAACATGAATGTGTCGCTTTGTCTTATCCACTAGGCATCCACTTCGGCCCATGGCTTGTAGTCAATAGTAGAAGCTAGATATTAGGCACTGGCGTTATCATGTGCCCCTCCAACCGAGGTCAATATGTCGATCCGCGGGGCCTTTCAATTTAGAAGCGTTAGCTTTACATCATTAAGTGGACACCATAATATAATTCTCTCCCCTTACCCCAGATTGTTGGGCTCCTGAGCCTGCTGTGTTTTCACTGTCGGCTAAGGGATTTGCACTCCATCATGGACTTGATGCTCGCCCTCATTACTCTTTCTCTCGTCGAAGGTTTCCTGCTGCAGCGCACAGTCTTCGTGGATCTCACCTTCCGTACTGTTACGCTGAGCTCCGTGGGAGTCAATCTTGTGCTTTTAACCATCTGGAACACCTTGATCTATCCTTATTTTGTCACTCCATTGCGCCATCTTCCAACAATCTCGGTAGCTCACACCGCTTATCACCATGTCTGGAGACAAGTAGCTAACGGAGATAGGGCAATCTCAACAATGCCCGTATTGTTTTCGATGATCCCCGTGGCCGTCTGCCGTTGGAGTGGATGAAGACTGTTCCCAATGAAGGCCTAATCCACTTTCGCGATATCGTCAATCGTAGCTACCTATTGGCTACCAATCACCAGGCCTTGCTCGACATTATGAGCACCAACACCTACGATTTTGAAAAGCCCTGGCGGGCGCGCGACTTCCTCGCCCGTATTATAGGGTTCGGACTAATTCTGTCAGAGGGCAGTGCGCACAAAAAGCAGCGCCGCGCTTTGACCCCATCCTTCAATGTGAAGAACATCAGAGCACTATATTCATTGATGTGGGAGAAGACTGGGCTCTTGATGGATGAGCTGGAGAAACAGATAAAACAGAATCCGATGGATGGTACTAATGCGCAGAgcggggagggaaagatTGAGATGAGTGTCTGGGCAAGGTATCCTTACGCTCAGCTATCGTGATGAGTATACCTCACTGACACATACTAGTCGGCTTACACTGGATATCATCGGGCCAGCCGCCATGGGTCGCGACTTTCGCTCCCTGCACAACCCTGAGAATAAAGTGGCTGACAGTTTCCTGGCTATCTTAGAACCGACCAAGGAGAAaatggccttcttggccgtCAATTTTGCTTTGCCACAATGGTTTGCACGTCGCATCCCCTGGCGCTTGAACAAAGTAATCAATGATGAGACCGGGTTTCTGCGCGATCTGTGTAGAGACATCGTTCATGAGAAGCGGGCTTCCATCACAGCTACAAAGGCGACGGCCAAGGAGCTTGAGGCCGACATTCTTGGTACCATGATGTTGGGCGGCGACTTCACAGACGACGAGTTGATCGACCAAATGCTAACCTTCTTAGCTGCTGGGGTATGTCTGCCCCTATCTTGAGCACAATGCCACGTGAAACTAACATGGTTTGCAGCACGAAACCACCGCGAGTGCCTTCACCTGGGCCTGCTATCTTCTCACCCTTTATCCTGATGTCCAGGAGCGCCTTCGTACCGAGATCCGTGAGCGCATCCCATCCGGCAACCATCCTATCACCTGGAGCGACCTCGAGACTCTTCCGCTCCTCAACGGGGTGTGTCAGGAAGTCCTTCGTCTGTATCCTACTGTCCCCATGACTATACGTGAAGCTGTTCGGGACAGCGTGGTAGCTGGGAAACACATTCCCAAGGGGACCCGGATCCTTCTGTGCCCATACGCCATTAACCGCAGCCCAGAGTTCTGGGGCAATGACGGGGAAGAGTTTAGGCCCGAGCGGTGGATCGACACTGACAAGAATGGTCAGCTTGTTACTAATAATACCGGCGGAGCGTCGACAAATTTCGCACAGATTACTTTTCTCCACGGACAGCGCTCATGTATCGGAAAGGATTTCGCCCGGGCTGAATTGCGTTGTGCAGTCGCTGGTGTCGTTGGCCGTTTCCGGTTCGAGATGCAGAACCCTAAGCAGAAAATTCATATCGCAGGTGCTGTGACGACTAAGCCGGTGGAGGGGATGCATCTGAGGATGAGTAGGGTGGATGACTGGTGATAATGCCTTTCTTGCAATGTGTTAATGATATGTAACGATATACGGTTTGTTTTCAGGGCTATATAGGGCAGTTGAGCTGCATCTTAAtgttatttatatctaaGCTTTTATTCCCATTCTGTGGGAGTGGTTATGATTATGAGAATGTCCATGGCCTAAGTGCTCACTGATCCGatgctttcctttttcttgctcaggctcatcctcttcctccaaggaaGGCCATTCCTCCCATCCATCTTCCCAAGTCTGCATCATCTTTTCCTGCCTCTCTTCTTTAGATaatctgttcttcttcataaTGCCCTCCCATACTTTCATCTCCCGATCGTTCAACAAGCATTCGTTTAGCAAGTCCGTAATAGCACCCGTTTCAATCCCTTCCCCAATGAAGACGATTTCTTGTCGTCGATCTCCCCATGGCCCTTGAAAGTCATCCTCAATGGACTTTCTTACATCTGCATCTTCCGGCCATGCCTCGTCTGGTACCTCCGCGAACCAAGGTCCACCACACCCAATGGTGAGCATGCCACCGGCTTGGCTCCATTCGCCAAATTGGTAAGGGCGAGTGGCAAGCCAGAAGAAGCCCTTAGAGCGTAAAATGGGACGGAGGACAGGATGAGAGCGTCTGTTTGAAAGAATTTCCTGAGGATCTAGCTGGGAAAAGTCCTCCATTTCGACATCGTCGTCCTCCTcgttctcttcctcgtcctcagCTTCATTTCCgttatcttcttcctcatcttcatcatcgccttGTGTTTCGACATTTTGGAGGACAATGAATTTGTCATGTATCAAACTGAAAAGTCGCCGCGGGTGGAATGGGCGTCGAGCTTTGTACACGAAATTGTTGATGCCGTACCTGCTTAGTTGTTAGGCTTGATGAATTGGAAGGAAAAGGGTTAACGAGCGTCATACTCAATGGTTTCAGGAACAGGAGCCAGCCTTTCCCCATTGCCAGTTTCCCTCTTGGTCATTTCGTGCAAACTCCTCAACCACCCGGCACCTGATGCCGCTTTGAGAAAGTTGAATCTTCCCGTGTCCAATATCTCATTGACATTGACCTTTGAATAACTTGTTTCGAGTACCTTGGCGTCTGGGTTAAGGAGCTTTAAAATCGACCTGATCCTCTCGCGAGTTTTCTCGTCAACAGTCTCGACCTTGTTGATGATAATTACGTCCGCGAATTCGATCTGATCCACCATCAGATCAGAAATGGTTCTTTCGTCTTCAGGAATAACCTCTCCGCCATAGCGATCAGAGAGAAACTCCGCTGTGTCGAAATTGGAAAGAAGGTTAAAGGCGTCGATGACGGTAACGGTTGTGTCAAGTTTGGCTAGTTTATGCAGGCCTCCTAATTCGACACTGTCGATAGGTTAGTCCACTCATCGATGACTTTAGACACAGAGGATGTGGGATATAGATACATCTGGTTGAGgattttcttcccctcttcgtCAGCAACGTCTGCCTCAAGCATCGCAGCGCTGAACTCCGCCGTGAAGGTCTCTGCGACCTGCATTGGCTCGCTAATCCCTGTGCTCTCAATCACGACATACTGCACGTCGTCCTGCTTCGTAAGTCGGGCTAGTTCTTCCAACAAGTCCCCGCGTAATGTGCAGCAGATACATCCATTTTGTAGTTGAATGAGGTTTTCCTTTGTCTGGGACACGTGGTGGTTTTTGATGAGGGTTGCGTCTATGTTTAGACTGTACGATGGGTCAGAATGGGCTAATGTGTCCTTCTTGGTGAAGGGGTATTCATTGTGATACTGTGGCAAGCACGTACCTGCTCATGTCATTAACAACGACAGCAATCTTAAATCCATGGTCTGACTGTAGAATATGTTCCAGGAGCGTTGTCTTTCCACTACCCTGTTTACACCATCATTAGCCTCCTCCTGGGACTCGTAAAGGGGTTATAGATGCTTGTCGTACCAGAAAC
This window of the Aspergillus flavus chromosome 8, complete sequence genome carries:
- a CDS encoding CobW domain protein, yielding MTINSGPETLAFPVPNNINGAKGCRQLPVTLLSGFLGSGKTTLLEHILQSDHGFKIAVVVNDMSSLNIDATLIKNHHVSQTKENLIQLQNGCICCTLRGDLLEELARLTKQDDVQYVVIESTGISEPMQVAETFTAEFSAAMLEADVADEEGKKILNQIVELGGLHKLAKLDTTVTVIDAFNLLSNFDTAEFLSDRYGGEVIPEDERTISDLMVDQIEFADVIIINKVETVDEKTRERIRSILKLLNPDAKVLETSYSKVNVNEILDTGRFNFLKAASGAGWLRSLHEMTKRETGNGERLAPVPETIEYGINNFVYKARRPFHPRRLFSLIHDKFIVLQNVETQGDDEDEEEDNGNEAEDEEENEEDDDVEMEDFSQLDPQEILSNRRSHPVLRPILRSKGFFWLATRPYQFGEWSQAGGMLTIGCGGPWFAEVPDEAWPEDADVRKSIEDDFQGPWGDRRQEIVFIGEGIETGAITDLLNECLLNDREMKVWEGIMKKNRLSKEERQEKMMQTWEDGWEEWPSLEEEDEPEQEKGKHRISEHLGHGHSHNHNHSHRMGIKA
- a CDS encoding putative cytochrome P450 monooxygenase (unnamed protein product), yielding MDLMLALITLSLVEGFLLQRTVFVDLTFRTVTLSSVGVNLVLLTIWNTLIYPYFVTPLRHLPTISGNLNNARIVFDDPRGRLPLEWMKTVPNEGLIHFRDIVNRSYLLATNHQALLDIMSTNTYDFEKPWRARDFLARIIGFGLILSEGSAHKKQRRALTPSFNVKNIRALYSLMWEKTGLLMDELEKQIKQNPMDGTNAQSGEGKIEMSVWASRLTLDIIGPAAMGRDFRSLHNPENKVADSFLAILEPTKEKMAFLAVNFALPQWFARRIPWRLNKVINDETGFLRDLCRDIVHEKRASITATKATAKELEADILGTMMLGGDFTDDELIDQMLTFLAAGHETTASAFTWACYLLTLYPDVQERLRTEIRERIPSGNHPITWSDLETLPLLNGVCQEVLRLYPTVPMTIREAVRDSVVAGKHIPKGTRILLCPYAINRSPEFWGNDGEEFRPERWIDTDKNGQLVTNNTGGASTNFAQITFLHGQRSCIGKDFARAELRCAVAGVVGRFRFEMQNPKQKIHIAGAVTTKPVEGMHLRMSRVDDW